From the Oxobacter pfennigii genome, one window contains:
- a CDS encoding PucR family transcriptional regulator has translation MDLGISDILGRLDDYNPEIFRCSSHSISNIRGISFLSSNPTSFEQDILYICLSSEYLKQQSADTCVNLICTSNVNLNAIKEKFENFNLVVFDESADLFEIHNKIQNIILEHRRTNEALGKILSSLVMGKGLQYMLESSYELLKNPMVITDANYKLLAYTKGLEFNDPMYNEIIKYGYVPNDALISKDSPPIIVDRENYRKGKPYIVKMSNLLHRRMYGRITAKEHRLAHLIIYEVNKPFEDNDIELANMLCDAFSLEIQKTALLQQKRVFNEETFFTELLDGKLEEMGVIRNTAEILNLRPEKKLYIFSIDLNQCDINKFSLAYVQKSLEEMIPCCLSAHYEDWIVMLVSCETEIFNDKNFLSKLYYFLKNTKVYAGLSMCFCKLSETRKYFLQSVKAMELSLRLKKNTFLCSYKDYYIYDIIEMASEKGDLAKSCHPLALEILEHDYAHNTFYAETLYAYLIKFKDNSATASYLHIHRNTLNYRLGRLEETFYINWEDHNTLLDLLLSFKILEYHGLLAHHK, from the coding sequence ATGGATCTCGGTATTAGCGATATCTTAGGCAGATTAGATGATTACAACCCTGAAATATTCAGATGCAGCAGTCATAGCATTTCAAACATAAGAGGCATCAGCTTTTTATCTTCCAATCCAACCTCATTTGAACAGGATATCCTATATATATGCTTATCCTCGGAATATTTAAAACAGCAGTCAGCAGATACATGTGTAAATTTAATTTGTACAAGCAATGTGAATTTAAACGCCATTAAAGAGAAGTTTGAGAACTTTAATTTGGTTGTGTTTGATGAGTCGGCAGATTTATTTGAAATACACAACAAAATTCAAAATATAATTTTGGAACATAGAAGAACAAACGAGGCTCTGGGGAAAATACTGAGCAGCCTGGTAATGGGCAAAGGCTTGCAGTATATGCTGGAATCAAGTTATGAACTGCTTAAAAATCCCATGGTCATTACAGATGCGAATTATAAGCTGCTGGCTTATACCAAGGGCTTGGAATTTAATGATCCTATGTATAACGAAATTATAAAATACGGCTACGTGCCCAATGATGCTCTGATATCAAAGGATTCTCCGCCGATAATTGTAGACCGGGAAAATTACAGAAAGGGAAAACCGTATATTGTAAAAATGAGCAATCTTCTGCACAGAAGGATGTACGGCAGGATTACAGCTAAGGAGCATCGCCTGGCTCATCTTATAATATATGAAGTAAATAAGCCCTTTGAAGATAATGATATTGAGCTTGCCAATATGTTATGTGATGCCTTCTCTCTGGAGATACAAAAAACCGCATTGCTTCAGCAAAAAAGGGTCTTTAATGAAGAAACCTTTTTTACAGAGCTTTTGGACGGCAAATTAGAAGAGATGGGAGTTATCCGCAATACGGCAGAAATACTGAATTTGAGGCCGGAAAAGAAGCTTTATATTTTTTCAATTGATTTGAATCAATGCGATATAAATAAATTCAGCTTGGCTTACGTGCAAAAATCTTTGGAGGAGATGATTCCTTGCTGCCTATCGGCTCATTATGAAGATTGGATTGTGATGCTTGTATCCTGTGAAACAGAGATTTTTAATGATAAGAACTTTTTAAGCAAGCTATATTATTTTTTGAAGAATACCAAGGTTTATGCAGGTTTGAGCATGTGCTTTTGCAAACTCTCTGAAACCAGAAAATATTTCCTTCAATCGGTTAAGGCCATGGAATTGAGCCTGCGCTTAAAGAAGAACACCTTTCTTTGCAGTTACAAGGATTATTATATCTATGACATCATTGAAATGGCTTCGGAAAAAGGTGACTTGGCCAAGTCCTGCCACCCGTTAGCTTTGGAAATATTGGAGCACGATTATGCTCATAATACATTTTATGCCGAAACTCTTTATGCTTATCTTATAAAATTTAAGGATAACTCAGCCACGGCAAGCTATCTTCATATTCACAGAAATACCCTGAACTACCGTTTAGGAAGGCTGGAAGAAACCTTCTATATAAACTGGGAGGATCACAACACCTTGCTTGACTTGCTCCTCTCCTTCAAAATACTTGAGTATCACGGGCTGCTGGCTCATCATAAATAA
- a CDS encoding sigma-70 family RNA polymerase sigma factor translates to MLYHSHPNENTNASENFKAWYKDYYNIILRHASYLTGSTAAAEDIAQETFIRLYNHCETIENVGAWLSRVASNLAYNYIRNERARIKKLPEIDNKEHNVISLEDIVVRDYEIRTTRKILERLSSRDRMCLLLKFSGYKYNEISEITGIEKNSVGKILSRAQEKFKKIYLREVHD, encoded by the coding sequence ATTTTATATCACAGCCATCCCAACGAAAACACAAACGCTTCTGAAAATTTCAAAGCCTGGTACAAAGATTATTACAACATAATATTGCGGCACGCTTCATACCTTACGGGAAGCACAGCTGCTGCCGAGGATATTGCCCAGGAAACCTTCATAAGGTTATATAACCACTGCGAAACCATAGAAAACGTAGGAGCATGGCTCTCTAGAGTGGCATCCAACCTGGCATATAACTATATACGTAATGAAAGAGCCCGTATAAAAAAGCTGCCTGAAATTGATAATAAGGAGCACAACGTCATATCCTTAGAAGATATAGTTGTAAGAGATTATGAGATTCGCACCACCAGAAAAATCTTGGAGCGCTTAAGCTCAAGGGATAGAATGTGCCTGCTTCTTAAATTCTCAGGTTATAAATACAATGAAATATCTGAAATTACCGGAATTGAAAAAAACTCCGTAGGAAAGATTTTATCAAGAGCCCAGGAGAAATTTAAAAAAATTTATTTAAGGGAGGTGCATGATTAA
- a CDS encoding DUF4367 domain-containing protein: MKCPDTGKLQEYIDCELDINLKKEVENHISGCDKCSKTVKKLKENDDFTFSKLKNLRAFSEDNFVPTHILHTNAPSEINGIKQFESKKGVNNFMIKHKKAITAAIISAAVITCITVQPVRTAIASTLSIFRVQKMEAVSITLNDIKEIRDKLSSSNPEIDMDKIGKIKIDGGEYVNVTQEELKTKAGFDPAFPSALEDIKAEIGVALPASMELTLNVPNINEILKTLGAEKLLPSDIDGKTFTVDFSSGVNLNYSTDKKYINIAQTMAPVIHVPDNVDVDSIYESLVELPLIPQNLRNQLLSIKDWKTTLPIPVIEEETEEIDLNGTKAFLFTKDFEDASVTIEHSSGGTQKIPDKNSDYSSIMWYKDGIIYNISGNISGDEIVDIAKSMR; encoded by the coding sequence ATGAAGTGCCCTGATACAGGTAAACTCCAGGAATATATAGACTGTGAATTGGATATCAATCTAAAAAAAGAAGTTGAAAATCACATTTCAGGCTGTGATAAATGCAGTAAAACAGTTAAGAAGCTAAAAGAAAATGACGATTTTACATTTTCAAAGCTAAAAAATTTACGGGCATTCAGTGAAGATAACTTTGTGCCCACTCATATATTACACACGAATGCACCATCGGAAATCAACGGCATTAAACAATTTGAAAGCAAGAAAGGAGTTAATAATTTCATGATTAAACATAAAAAAGCAATAACAGCTGCAATTATATCAGCAGCAGTAATAACCTGTATAACCGTTCAGCCTGTGAGGACGGCAATCGCCAGCACCCTCTCCATATTCAGAGTTCAAAAAATGGAGGCTGTAAGCATTACATTAAATGATATAAAAGAAATAAGAGACAAACTTTCAAGCAGTAATCCTGAAATTGATATGGATAAGATAGGCAAGATAAAAATAGACGGCGGGGAATATGTAAATGTAACGCAGGAAGAATTAAAAACAAAAGCAGGATTTGATCCGGCCTTCCCTTCAGCATTGGAAGATATTAAAGCTGAAATTGGTGTTGCTCTTCCTGCTTCAATGGAGCTTACGTTAAACGTTCCTAACATAAATGAAATATTAAAGACTTTAGGAGCAGAGAAGCTTTTACCTTCGGACATAGACGGCAAAACCTTCACAGTGGATTTTTCCTCCGGCGTTAATTTAAATTACAGCACCGATAAGAAATACATCAACATAGCACAAACCATGGCACCTGTTATACATGTCCCCGACAATGTGGATGTGGACAGCATATATGAATCCCTGGTAGAGCTTCCTCTTATTCCTCAGAATTTAAGGAATCAGTTACTGTCCATTAAGGATTGGAAAACCACATTGCCGATACCCGTTATTGAAGAAGAAACTGAAGAAATTGATTTAAACGGCACAAAAGCCTTCCTTTTCACAAAAGACTTTGAGGATGCTTCGGTTACCATAGAACATTCCTCCGGCGGTACTCAAAAAATACCGGATAAAAACAGTGACTATTCGTCTATAATGTGGTATAAGGATGGTATAATCTATAATATATCTGGAAATATTTCAGGAGATGAAATAGTGGATATAGCAAAATCCATGAGGTGA
- a CDS encoding ABC transporter ATP-binding protein, translated as MVIQTQELTKYYGDKIGCNKISIEVAEGEAFGLLGPNGAGKSTFIKILTGLLFPTSGKAFVLNKPIGNVEARKKIGYLPENFKYQEWMTGVDLLSFHASLYKLAKKTIPAKLDEVLDIVNLKGHEKYRIGTYSKGMQQRAGIACALLCDPDLLFLDEPTSALDPIGRKEVRDIIIKLKDMGKTVFLNSHLLSEVEMVCDSAAIINKGNVVSFGKIQDILKSKITLKINAKINDVILEKLSVFGSNLIHRNDTIEISIENNDDIPDIAAVIINNGGKLYELTPSRQSLENAFLSAINGGDV; from the coding sequence ATGGTTATTCAAACACAGGAATTGACCAAATATTACGGAGACAAGATAGGCTGTAATAAGATAAGCATAGAAGTTGCCGAAGGCGAAGCCTTCGGCCTCTTAGGTCCTAACGGAGCAGGTAAAAGCACCTTTATAAAAATTCTCACCGGACTTTTATTTCCTACATCCGGCAAGGCATTTGTACTTAATAAGCCCATCGGAAACGTAGAGGCAAGAAAAAAGATAGGATATCTTCCGGAGAATTTCAAGTATCAGGAATGGATGACAGGGGTAGACCTCCTGTCTTTTCATGCGTCTTTGTATAAATTAGCCAAAAAAACTATCCCGGCAAAATTAGATGAAGTCCTTGATATTGTCAACTTAAAAGGACATGAAAAATACAGGATAGGCACCTACAGCAAGGGAATGCAGCAGCGTGCGGGGATTGCCTGCGCTCTTTTGTGCGACCCCGACCTTTTGTTTCTGGATGAGCCCACTTCAGCATTGGACCCCATAGGGAGAAAAGAAGTCCGTGATATAATAATTAAATTAAAAGATATGGGAAAGACGGTATTTTTAAACAGCCACCTTTTAAGCGAAGTGGAGATGGTATGCGACAGCGCCGCCATAATCAACAAAGGCAATGTGGTCAGCTTCGGAAAAATCCAGGATATATTAAAGAGTAAAATTACTCTTAAAATCAATGCAAAAATAAACGACGTAATCTTAGAAAAGCTGTCTGTATTCGGCAGTAATCTTATTCATAGAAATGATACCATTGAAATTTCCATAGAAAACAATGATGATATCCCTGACATAGCAGCTGTAATTATAAATAACGGAGGCAAGTTATATGAATTGACTCCCAGCAGGCAAAGCCTTGAAAATGCTTTCTTAAGCGCAATTAATGGGGGGGATGTATAA
- a CDS encoding ABC transporter permease: MFAIAVATFKESLRKRIFLLIGILTIIYLILLGVIIHYSLSEMAKWNRGDNLSIYVVVTQLISVLGFYFSSMLTAFLAIMMSVGCISSEIESGVIHSIITRPIKRSEYILGKYLGLSILISMYSILLYALVLLICSILKLPVITSISTVDLFKGLLLFILQPIAILSISIWGSSHFKTLPNGILIIGIYIMGLIGGFMEQIGSAIKNQSLINWGIMMSLISPFDVIYRKLVSTIFPSLGLASIFSPMGSMSGGSPSTWMMVYIFIYIIGFIYFSMRYFSKKDIS, from the coding sequence ATGTTTGCCATAGCTGTTGCGACCTTTAAAGAAAGTTTAAGAAAAAGGATATTTTTGCTCATCGGAATACTTACAATTATATATCTCATACTTTTAGGCGTCATAATTCATTATTCGTTAAGTGAAATGGCCAAATGGAACAGAGGGGATAATTTAAGCATATATGTTGTAGTTACCCAGCTCATATCCGTCCTTGGGTTTTATTTTTCCAGCATGCTGACGGCTTTTTTAGCCATAATGATGTCCGTCGGATGTATATCCTCTGAGATTGAAAGCGGAGTAATCCATTCCATAATCACCCGCCCCATAAAAAGGTCGGAATACATACTGGGCAAATATTTAGGCCTTTCAATCTTAATTTCCATGTATTCAATTTTGTTATATGCTCTGGTACTTTTAATATGCTCCATATTGAAACTTCCGGTGATTACTTCAATCAGTACGGTTGACCTGTTTAAAGGCCTATTATTGTTTATTCTTCAGCCCATTGCCATACTGTCCATTTCCATATGGGGAAGCAGCCATTTTAAAACCCTGCCTAACGGCATACTTATAATAGGTATATATATTATGGGGTTAATAGGCGGTTTCATGGAGCAGATTGGCTCTGCCATTAAAAATCAAAGCCTTATAAACTGGGGCATTATGATGAGCCTCATATCCCCCTTTGATGTAATATACCGCAAGCTTGTATCAACCATATTCCCATCCTTGGGATTAGCCAGCATCTTTTCACCGATGGGATCCATGTCCGGGGGCTCGCCCAGCACATGGATGATGGTTTATATATTTATATATATAATAGGCTTTATATATTTTTCGATGAGATACTTTTCAAAAAAAGATATATCATAG
- a CDS encoding uroporphyrinogen decarboxylase family protein gives MKTGQELFKERLLRTKQAVALEKPDRVPICLAGPSFIKYGDPTAVLADYLRRPEWADEMIFKAYSMPVLNEIDSTPMAGFDASRMGMIWFAQMKFPGRDLPEDALWQIVEKQVMYEEDYDTIVEKGWNTLKPELFKRAGYDLENMAPPNAERTAKVQAKFKEMGFVGMFGGGGVSLIPPFEVLSAARTLPKFLMDLRRIPDKVTAAIDVMEKEMFEDMEKMVAALPEVPLFTSMGGTRAGSDFISPKYFEKFYWPFIRNYIYKIIDIGSNAWLHMDSNWEGFLHYFTEFPKGRVVFDPDSATDIFKLKETLGDIMCITGDVPPAMLALGTPDENYNYAKKLIDAFDGRGLIMMSGCTVPPNATLENVKAVIYASIGK, from the coding sequence ATGAAAACAGGTCAGGAGCTTTTTAAGGAAAGGCTTTTAAGAACTAAGCAAGCCGTTGCTTTGGAGAAACCCGACAGAGTCCCAATTTGCCTTGCCGGTCCCAGCTTTATTAAATATGGTGACCCTACTGCCGTATTGGCAGATTACTTAAGGAGGCCGGAATGGGCGGATGAAATGATATTCAAGGCCTATTCCATGCCGGTTTTAAACGAAATTGACAGCACCCCTATGGCAGGCTTTGACGCTTCGAGAATGGGAATGATTTGGTTCGCACAAATGAAGTTTCCCGGACGTGATTTGCCGGAAGATGCATTATGGCAGATTGTTGAAAAGCAGGTAATGTATGAAGAGGATTATGATACCATAGTTGAAAAGGGCTGGAATACTCTAAAGCCCGAGCTGTTTAAAAGGGCAGGCTATGATTTGGAGAATATGGCGCCTCCCAATGCGGAAAGAACAGCAAAGGTTCAGGCAAAATTCAAAGAAATGGGCTTTGTAGGGATGTTCGGAGGAGGGGGAGTATCCTTAATCCCGCCCTTTGAAGTGCTAAGCGCTGCCAGAACTCTTCCTAAATTTTTAATGGATTTAAGAAGAATACCCGACAAGGTAACAGCTGCCATTGATGTTATGGAAAAGGAAATGTTTGAGGACATGGAAAAGATGGTAGCCGCGTTGCCTGAAGTACCTCTGTTTACCAGCATGGGCGGAACCCGTGCTGGAAGTGATTTTATATCGCCTAAGTACTTTGAAAAATTCTATTGGCCCTTTATAAGAAACTATATATATAAGATTATTGATATAGGCTCAAATGCATGGCTTCATATGGATTCAAACTGGGAAGGATTTTTGCATTACTTCACTGAATTCCCCAAAGGCAGGGTGGTATTTGACCCTGACAGCGCTACGGACATATTTAAACTTAAGGAGACTTTGGGGGATATAATGTGCATCACGGGAGATGTGCCTCCGGCTATGTTAGCATTGGGTACCCCTGATGAAAATTACAACTATGCTAAAAAACTCATAGATGCCTTTGACGGAAGAGGGCTTATAATGATGTCCGGCTGCACCGTACCGCCTAATGCAACCTTGGAAAATGTAAAGGCCGTTATCTATGCAAGTATAGGGAAGTAA
- a CDS encoding uroporphyrinogen decarboxylase family protein, translating into MNVNELREARKKDIAATIEFKEPTRVPVGIEVITWPIAYAGYKTEDVIQDPDLMVEAYTKVFDNLYLDCTTMLNGINMPIAAIKALGSDGYVVSKDGVTIQHVQNTVMREDEYPKLINDTRNFMLNELPLRKFKKLTGSDEEAYAALKESIRLFNIQSKGNAKIAETIDKKYGVPNITGPGGQSPPLDVLFDVVRGFKETIADLRRRPKEVEAALEALYEFGKPANTEEVVAKNQPFPFAMTALHTTPFINKKQMDEYWWPYMKKIVQRVVDAGGKFYIKGEGNTSVIYDYMKEFPKGTFVLHLGEEDDVYEAYEKIGDLSVICAGLSPVQMKYLSKEKCLDEAKRIVDTLAPGGGFIWMPNRPLLCADDVNVDNLFTVYSFVHEYGKY; encoded by the coding sequence TTGAATGTAAATGAATTGAGGGAAGCAAGGAAGAAAGACATCGCGGCTACCATTGAGTTCAAAGAACCAACCCGCGTTCCGGTGGGTATTGAGGTCATCACCTGGCCCATTGCCTATGCCGGATATAAAACGGAGGATGTAATTCAGGACCCGGATTTGATGGTGGAAGCCTACACCAAGGTTTTTGACAATCTTTATCTTGACTGCACAACCATGCTAAACGGGATAAATATGCCCATAGCAGCTATTAAGGCATTGGGTTCCGACGGATATGTGGTATCAAAAGACGGTGTGACCATACAGCATGTACAAAATACTGTTATGAGAGAGGACGAGTACCCCAAGCTTATAAACGATACCAGGAATTTTATGCTGAATGAGCTGCCGCTAAGAAAATTTAAAAAGCTGACAGGCAGCGATGAAGAAGCTTACGCAGCATTAAAGGAATCCATACGTTTATTTAATATACAGAGCAAAGGAAATGCAAAAATTGCCGAGACAATCGATAAAAAATACGGAGTCCCCAATATTACCGGTCCGGGAGGCCAATCTCCGCCTCTTGATGTTTTATTTGATGTGGTGAGAGGCTTTAAGGAAACCATAGCAGATTTAAGGCGCCGACCCAAAGAAGTTGAAGCTGCTTTGGAAGCTCTTTATGAGTTTGGAAAGCCAGCCAATACCGAGGAAGTGGTGGCTAAAAACCAGCCTTTTCCCTTTGCAATGACAGCATTACATACAACACCATTTATTAACAAAAAACAAATGGATGAATACTGGTGGCCATATATGAAAAAAATCGTCCAGAGAGTGGTGGATGCCGGAGGCAAGTTCTACATTAAAGGTGAAGGCAATACCAGTGTTATATATGATTATATGAAGGAGTTCCCTAAAGGAACTTTTGTGCTGCACTTAGGAGAAGAGGACGATGTATATGAGGCCTATGAAAAAATAGGTGACTTATCTGTTATATGCGCCGGCTTATCTCCCGTTCAGATGAAATATCTATCAAAAGAAAAATGCCTGGACGAGGCCAAGAGGATAGTTGATACCCTGGCTCCGGGAGGCGGGTTTATCTGGATGCCCAACAGGCCTCTTTTGTGCGCCGATGATGTTAATGTAGACAATCTCTTTACAGTCTATAGCTTCGTCCATGAATATGGAAAATATTAA
- a CDS encoding response regulator transcription factor — protein sequence MDKLNVLVCDDDKAIVDALEVYLRQEGYEVFRAYNGVQAIEALSEHNVHLIIMDIMMPKLDGLNATIKIRKEMNIPIIMLSAKSEDTDKITGLNFGADDYVTKPFNPLELMARVKSQMRRYTQFGSMVKKEEILKTGGLELDTEAKELRVDGEAVKLTATEYGIIHFLMRNMGSIYSTDQIYEKVWNEPSFSPDNTVSVHIRRIREKIEINPKEPKYLKVVWGIGYKIEKY from the coding sequence ATGGATAAGCTAAATGTACTGGTATGTGACGACGATAAGGCAATTGTGGATGCCCTGGAAGTCTATTTAAGGCAGGAAGGCTATGAGGTTTTCAGAGCCTATAACGGTGTCCAGGCAATTGAAGCATTATCAGAGCACAACGTTCATCTTATAATAATGGACATCATGATGCCTAAATTGGACGGGTTAAATGCTACCATAAAAATCCGTAAGGAAATGAACATACCAATAATAATGCTTTCTGCAAAATCCGAGGATACAGATAAAATAACGGGCTTAAATTTCGGAGCCGACGATTATGTTACAAAGCCCTTTAATCCCTTGGAATTGATGGCCCGGGTAAAATCCCAGATGCGCCGCTATACCCAGTTTGGCAGCATGGTTAAAAAAGAGGAGATTTTAAAAACCGGAGGCCTGGAACTGGATACCGAGGCAAAAGAACTTAGAGTGGACGGCGAGGCCGTAAAGCTTACGGCAACGGAATACGGAATAATCCATTTTCTTATGAGAAACATGGGCAGTATTTATTCAACGGACCAGATATATGAAAAGGTGTGGAATGAACCTTCCTTTTCGCCGGATAATACGGTTTCCGTCCATATCAGGCGAATACGTGAAAAAATAGAAATCAATCCTAAAGAACCAAAATATTTAAAGGTGGTGTGGGGTATTGGATACAAAATCGAGAAGTATTAA